A single Halarcobacter anaerophilus DNA region contains:
- a CDS encoding cytochrome-c peroxidase: MKYLKFGTFILSAFLLNACSNTTPTKEDLAKKIKMKEQLGQALFFDKNLSKNRTQACATCHNPQKGFTDDRNNGVNSMASMGDNGKSIGDRQAPTATYAMFSPKFHYDKKKKKYIGGQFWDGREATLAGQAGGPPLNPIEMGMPDKKSVVDRLKENEYYINTLKTIYGDNIFNSVDKAYWAMTDSIEKFEMTKEFAPFDSKYDRFLEGKYDLTPLEDLGRSLFFSNNNNSCATCHVLKGEDKKGETFTNYEYHNIGVPENKNLRAKNGVKIHDDGLLANPEVTDKSKRGKYKVPTLRNVAVTAPYMHNGVFKDLRTVVEFYDKYNNKDRKINPETKKPWEEPEVKDTISLDELKAKKQNDRKIDALVAFLKLLTDKRYEHLLEENK, encoded by the coding sequence ATGAAATATTTGAAATTCGGCACTTTTATTTTAAGTGCATTTCTTTTAAATGCTTGTTCAAATACAACACCCACAAAAGAAGATTTGGCAAAAAAAATAAAAATGAAAGAACAACTAGGACAAGCGCTTTTTTTTGATAAAAATTTATCTAAAAACAGAACTCAGGCTTGTGCAACCTGCCATAATCCCCAAAAAGGTTTTACCGATGACAGAAACAACGGTGTAAACTCTATGGCATCTATGGGCGATAACGGAAAATCAATAGGAGACAGACAAGCTCCTACGGCAACCTACGCAATGTTTAGTCCTAAATTCCATTATGACAAAAAAAAGAAAAAATACATAGGCGGTCAATTTTGGGACGGTAGAGAAGCAACACTGGCAGGACAAGCAGGCGGACCTCCTTTAAATCCTATTGAAATGGGAATGCCCGACAAAAAAAGCGTAGTTGATAGATTAAAAGAGAATGAGTATTATATTAATACTCTAAAAACTATTTACGGAGACAATATTTTCAACTCTGTAGATAAAGCATATTGGGCTATGACTGATTCTATCGAAAAGTTTGAAATGACAAAAGAGTTTGCACCTTTTGATTCAAAATATGACAGATTTTTAGAAGGTAAATATGATTTGACTCCTCTTGAAGATTTAGGAAGATCTTTGTTCTTCTCAAATAACAATAACTCATGCGCAACTTGCCATGTTTTAAAAGGAGAAGATAAAAAAGGAGAAACTTTTACCAATTATGAATATCATAATATAGGTGTACCTGAAAACAAAAATTTAAGAGCTAAAAACGGAGTAAAAATACATGACGACGGATTACTGGCAAATCCTGAGGTTACGGACAAAAGCAAAAGAGGAAAATATAAAGTTCCTACACTAAGAAACGTTGCCGTAACCGCTCCATATATGCATAACGGAGTTTTTAAAGATTTAAGAACAGTTGTTGAGTTTTATGATAAATATAACAATAAAGATAGAAAAATAAATCCGGAAACAAAAAAACCTTGGGAAGAACCGGAAGTAAAAGATACTATATCTTTGGATGAATTAAAAGCAAAAAAACAAAATGATAGAAAAATCGATGCTTTAGTAGCCTTTTTAAAACTATTAACGGATAAAAGATATGAACATCTTTTGGAAGAAAATAAATAA
- a CDS encoding di-heme oxidoredictase family protein, whose translation MLQIQKKLRFNFSITKQALNKSLIAIFAMGLFAVNSSSKDLSTDKNNSLLLKPISQLSDEQYDKFILGKSFFRIPWVEAPSATTARDGLGPLFNANTCASCHPGNGRGNLYNKNGDFSRSLIPKLSIKSNNSKEHKALIEKMGLVPEPSYGNQISINGVHGVNFEAKAGITYEKIQITFPDGEVDTLLKPHYALKQLQYGELHKDSILTFRLAPSLNGIGLLEDISKEDILKNEDEFDRNSDGISGKANYAYSPITKRVELGRFSWKANITSVKHQVADAANNDMGLTTVYYPFDTCTSKQIECKKAPKARDPFDITQERLDAITYYVEKRKTYTAEKTKEYKEGLRIFKQIGCNKCHISSFTTKSGIEIAPFTDLLLHDMGEGLADKRSEFRATGTEWRTAPLWGLALHEKINGKKPRLLHDGRARTFQEAILWHQGEAQNIKESYMNLEKSKREKLLKFLEEV comes from the coding sequence ATGTTACAGATCCAGAAGAAACTAAGATTTAATTTTTCGATTACAAAACAAGCCTTAAATAAAAGCCTTATAGCAATTTTTGCTATGGGGCTTTTTGCCGTTAATAGTTCAAGCAAAGATTTATCAACTGATAAAAATAACTCTTTACTTCTTAAACCAATATCACAACTTAGTGATGAGCAGTACGACAAATTTATTTTAGGAAAAAGTTTTTTTAGAATTCCTTGGGTTGAAGCTCCAAGTGCTACAACTGCAAGAGACGGTTTAGGTCCTTTGTTTAATGCAAATACCTGTGCAAGTTGCCATCCGGGCAACGGAAGAGGAAATTTGTATAATAAAAACGGTGATTTTTCAAGAAGTCTTATTCCAAAACTATCAATAAAGAGTAATAACTCTAAAGAGCATAAAGCCCTTATAGAAAAAATGGGATTAGTACCCGAACCAAGTTATGGAAACCAAATATCAATAAACGGTGTTCACGGTGTAAACTTTGAAGCAAAAGCCGGTATTACTTATGAGAAAATTCAAATAACATTCCCTGACGGAGAAGTTGATACTCTTTTAAAACCCCATTATGCTTTAAAACAGCTGCAATACGGCGAACTTCATAAAGACTCAATTCTTACTTTTAGACTAGCACCTTCTTTAAACGGTATAGGTTTATTAGAAGATATTTCAAAAGAGGATATTCTTAAAAACGAAGATGAATTTGACAGAAACAGTGACGGAATATCAGGAAAAGCAAATTATGCTTATTCACCTATTACAAAAAGAGTTGAATTAGGAAGATTTAGCTGGAAAGCAAATATAACTTCCGTTAAACACCAAGTGGCAGATGCTGCAAATAACGATATGGGATTAACAACTGTTTATTACCCTTTTGATACTTGTACTTCAAAACAAATCGAGTGTAAAAAAGCACCTAAAGCAAGAGATCCTTTTGATATAACACAAGAAAGATTAGATGCAATAACTTATTATGTAGAAAAAAGAAAAACATATACGGCAGAAAAAACAAAAGAGTATAAAGAGGGTCTAAGAATATTTAAGCAAATCGGTTGTAACAAATGTCATATATCTTCATTTACAACAAAAAGCGGAATAGAAATTGCTCCTTTTACGGATCTGCTGCTTCATGATATGGGAGAAGGCTTAGCCGATAAAAGAAGTGAATTTAGAGCAACAGGCACAGAGTGGAGAACGGCTCCTTTATGGGGATTAGCACTTCATGAAAAAATAAACGGGAAAAAACCCAGACTTTTACATGATGGAAGAGCAAGAACATTCCAAGAAGCTATTCTTTGGCATCAAGGAGAGGCTCAAAACATAAAAGAGTCTTATATGAATCTTGAAAAAAGTAAAAGAGAAAAACTACTTAAATTTTTAGAAGAGGTATAA
- a CDS encoding imelysin family protein, whose amino-acid sequence MKLIKSLLLVTLLSLFAVADDTKDNKEVLKNLYEKVILKDVNRTLKDIDTLKQSVEEKKEKKTKEDFTSLVKSWKSVQAFYLLGDLNDDYIDLPRYFDIFHNNSEDIAKQLDRAIKSGDSPSIALFKNSFKSINALEYTLFSKDIKNERVNLIVLTILDRLKELMLEIQSEYKLQEKNFLSDLKKANSITINAIIQNTYKLKEWRIGDVIGETKKYEGKPLNSRAEYYFSKNSANAIKAILETFKEIFENKEFKDYGDYLLEITDGTQVKDLRESINNSLKLVKNIKNDDFSNAKELYEEVSNIHLILFLEIIEELSINAKIIEADGD is encoded by the coding sequence ATGAAATTAATTAAAAGTTTATTATTAGTTACTTTATTATCACTTTTTGCAGTTGCAGATGATACTAAAGACAACAAAGAGGTTTTAAAAAATCTTTATGAAAAAGTTATATTAAAAGATGTAAATAGAACTTTAAAAGATATTGATACTTTAAAGCAATCCGTAGAAGAGAAAAAAGAGAAGAAAACAAAAGAGGATTTTACTTCATTGGTAAAATCTTGGAAAAGTGTTCAAGCTTTTTATTTGTTGGGAGATTTAAACGATGATTATATCGATCTTCCAAGATATTTCGATATTTTCCACAACAACAGCGAAGATATTGCAAAACAGTTAGACAGAGCGATAAAAAGCGGTGATTCACCCTCTATTGCCCTATTTAAAAACTCTTTTAAATCAATCAATGCTTTAGAATATACTCTTTTTTCAAAAGATATAAAAAATGAAAGAGTTAATTTGATTGTTTTAACAATTCTTGATAGATTAAAAGAGTTAATGTTAGAGATACAAAGTGAATATAAACTCCAAGAGAAAAACTTTTTAAGTGATTTAAAAAAAGCCAACTCTATTACTATCAATGCAATTATCCAAAATACTTATAAATTAAAAGAGTGGAGAATAGGAGACGTAATAGGAGAGACTAAAAAGTATGAAGGGAAACCTTTAAACAGCAGAGCAGAATACTATTTTAGTAAAAACAGCGCAAATGCTATAAAGGCTATTTTAGAGACATTCAAAGAGATTTTCGAAAATAAAGAGTTTAAAGATTACGGAGATTATCTTCTTGAAATCACCGATGGTACACAGGTGAAAGATTTAAGAGAATCTATAAACAACTCTTTAAAACTTGTTAAAAATATAAAAAATGACGATTTTTCAAACGCTAAAGAGTTATATGAAGAGGTCAGCAATATTCATTTGATTCTGTTTTTGGAAATTATTGAAGAGCTCTCTATTAATGCAAAAATTATTGAAGCAGACGGGGATTAA
- a CDS encoding TonB-dependent receptor domain-containing protein, with translation MKIDWIKAYEEDIKLTKTTASLSKEFKTRKNNFFTAFNIKNIKYDTKNRKINNTKVGEIYDFNEETSYSLAIQDDYKILDNLILIGNFKVDKYHRNGYMEDSTETLYRIGSIYLPTKNLGFKTFYTISHIPPSFYNTDFSSFLDHKIDSQKYKYFTFDTAYTYNKSRISLEYFNVHIDDYIYHEKSIGFINIDHTIKTNGFIFDYLYNINKTSKVELNYFSSQLTENENNYTHGGYFKYMQSFDKFSYFASVLYRKGFTYMDLDVDDSFDLNLGATYNFTKNLSFSLKAANLLDKSTQSIINGPTLSLIDDYDREVSFSLNWRF, from the coding sequence ATGAAAATAGATTGGATAAAAGCATATGAAGAAGATATAAAATTAACCAAAACAACGGCTTCTCTTTCAAAAGAGTTTAAAACACGAAAAAACAATTTTTTTACGGCTTTTAATATAAAAAATATTAAATATGATACTAAAAACAGAAAAATAAATAACACAAAAGTTGGAGAGATTTACGATTTTAATGAAGAGACTTCATACTCTCTTGCAATACAAGATGATTATAAAATTTTAGATAATCTTATCTTAATAGGAAATTTTAAAGTAGATAAATATCATAGAAACGGTTATATGGAAGATAGCACCGAGACTCTTTACAGAATAGGTTCCATATATCTTCCTACAAAAAATTTAGGTTTTAAAACTTTTTATACTATAAGTCATATTCCTCCTTCATTTTATAACACTGATTTTTCATCTTTTTTAGATCACAAAATAGATTCTCAGAAATATAAATATTTCACTTTTGATACGGCTTATACATATAACAAAAGCAGAATAAGTTTAGAATATTTTAACGTACATATTGATGATTATATATATCATGAAAAATCAATAGGTTTTATAAATATTGACCATACTATAAAAACAAACGGTTTTATTTTTGACTATTTATACAATATAAACAAGACAAGCAAAGTAGAACTAAACTATTTTTCCAGCCAATTAACGGAAAATGAAAACAACTATACCCACGGCGGATATTTTAAATATATGCAAAGTTTTGACAAGTTTAGTTATTTTGCTTCAGTTCTTTACAGAAAAGGTTTTACCTATATGGATTTGGATGTAGACGATAGTTTTGATCTAAATTTAGGTGCGACTTATAATTTTACAAAAAATTTAAGTTTTAGTTTAAAAGCAGCAAATTTACTTGATAAATCAACTCAATCAATCATTAACGGTCCTACTCTATCTTTAATTGATGATTATGATAGAGAAGTTTCATTTAGCTTAAATTGGAGATTTTAA
- a CDS encoding TonB-dependent receptor plug domain-containing protein — protein sequence MSRLLLILLLFNFCSASSLQNLLEEYEDTSKNSLQTLNEKMGHARIYSQKELKLMQYDKLSEVLKELPITSLNRNALGVSTLSLVGTKADASGFFRLFINDHEVSSAHTQSPFLSWYDLPISLIDYIEVYYGEGSFTLGNKTGIEFIRVYTKKASKENGANLKTTITSKSTNSQEISYATVLENGWSYFAYFANQNNFFKRDYNKNNLNANSSQQYVFLDIGDGNNTINVAYTTLKKDNYQGLSFDSLSDDGETSSNDFFINYSTKF from the coding sequence GTGTCTAGACTACTTTTAATTTTATTACTTTTTAATTTTTGTTCTGCCTCCTCTTTACAAAATCTCTTAGAAGAGTATGAAGATACTTCAAAAAATTCACTTCAAACACTAAATGAAAAAATGGGTCATGCAAGAATCTACTCCCAAAAAGAGTTAAAACTTATGCAGTATGACAAGCTAAGCGAAGTATTAAAAGAGCTTCCTATTACAAGTCTAAATAGAAATGCTTTAGGAGTAAGTACTTTGTCTCTTGTGGGAACAAAAGCCGATGCAAGTGGCTTTTTCAGACTTTTTATTAATGACCATGAAGTAAGTTCCGCACATACCCAATCTCCGTTTTTAAGTTGGTATGATCTTCCTATTTCTCTTATTGATTATATTGAAGTTTATTACGGTGAAGGTTCTTTTACTTTAGGAAATAAAACAGGAATTGAATTTATCAGAGTATATACTAAAAAAGCCTCAAAAGAGAACGGTGCAAATCTAAAAACAACAATAACAAGTAAAAGTACAAATTCTCAAGAGATCTCTTATGCAACTGTTTTAGAAAACGGTTGGTCATATTTTGCCTATTTTGCAAATCAAAATAATTTTTTTAAAAGAGATTATAATAAAAACAACTTAAATGCAAATAGCTCGCAGCAATATGTTTTTCTAGACATTGGTGACGGAAATAACACTATTAACGTAGCATATACAACCCTAAAAAAAGACAACTACCAAGGATTGTCTTTTGACTCTTTATCAGATGACGGAGAAACCTCATCAAACGATTTTTTTATAAATTACAGCACTAAATTTTAA
- a CDS encoding sterol desaturase family protein, translated as MNDYLVFEYLINSGRRTYWIYLLSSFAIAIVFIYFNRKYKRVNFSSKLWLHPSSKLDYYYFLLSYFIKISLIFPIVISAKTVAFSVNKYLYYNFGFNHIQSISYEMIIVLYTITIFVVSDFTRYWLHRFLHTIPLLWDFHKVHHSAKVLNPLTFYRVHPVENILYGFRYSLSIGLVTGVFIYFFGSKIGLYEILGANIFVFVFSLLGSNLRHSHIPLGYFKFLEKWLISPKQHQIHHSKKYFNKNYGSYLAIWDRVFGSLKLSHEVNVLKFGLRKEQMKNYESLIKIIFYPFINILRRKN; from the coding sequence TTGAATGATTATTTAGTATTTGAGTATTTGATAAATTCAGGAAGAAGAACTTATTGGATTTATCTACTCTCTTCTTTTGCCATAGCAATAGTTTTTATCTATTTTAACAGAAAATATAAAAGAGTAAATTTCAGTTCAAAACTTTGGTTGCATCCAAGTTCAAAACTTGATTATTACTACTTTTTATTATCATACTTTATAAAAATTTCACTGATTTTTCCTATTGTAATCAGTGCAAAAACAGTAGCATTTTCAGTAAATAAATACTTATACTATAACTTTGGTTTTAATCATATTCAATCTATCTCTTATGAAATGATTATTGTTTTATATACAATTACAATCTTTGTCGTAAGTGACTTTACTAGATATTGGCTTCACAGATTTCTACATACAATCCCGTTATTATGGGATTTTCATAAAGTACATCATAGTGCAAAAGTTTTAAATCCTTTAACTTTTTACAGGGTTCATCCCGTTGAAAATATTTTATACGGCTTTAGATACTCTTTAAGTATAGGTTTGGTAACCGGAGTTTTTATATACTTTTTTGGTTCAAAAATCGGACTTTATGAAATCTTGGGAGCAAATATTTTTGTTTTTGTTTTTTCTCTTTTAGGTTCTAACTTAAGACACTCTCATATTCCTTTGGGATACTTTAAATTTTTGGAAAAATGGTTAATATCCCCAAAACAACACCAAATACACCACAGTAAAAAATATTTTAATAAAAATTACGGAAGTTATTTGGCTATTTGGGACAGAGTTTTCGGAAGTTTAAAACTTTCACATGAAGTGAATGTTTTGAAATTCGGTTTAAGAAAAGAACAGATGAAAAACTATGAGTCGCTTATTAAAATTATATTTTATCCATTTATAAATATTTTAAGAAGGAAAAATTAA